A window of Actinomadura viridis genomic DNA:
TGCCGAGCAGCCCGGCCCCGCAGATGAGGAACAGGCCCGCGTAGAGCAGGGTGAGCCGGAGCCGTACGGTGCGACGGGGCGGGCGGAGCCGCGTGACGCGGTCGGAGAGCCGGCGGAACGGGCGCATGGGGTCCTCAGATCCGGTAGCCGGACTTGGCGACGGTCTCGATGACCGGTGGGTCGCCGAGTTTGGCGCGCAGCCGGCTGATGGTGACCTTGACCGTCTTGGTGAAGGGGTCGGCGGCCTCGTCCCAGACGCGGTCCAGGAGCTCCTCGGCGGAGACGGTGCGGCCCTTGGAGGCGAGGAGCAGTTCCAGGACGCCGAACTCCTTGGGCGCGAGTTCGAGCGGCCTGTCCCCCCGGTGCGCGCGGCGCCGTGCCGTGTCGACCACGATGTCGTCGTGCCGGAGCACCGGCGGGACGGCCGGGTGGGCGCGGCGGGCCAGGGCGCCGATGCGTGCGGTGAGCACCGGGAAGTCGAACGGTTTGGGCAGGTAGTCGTCGGCGCCGATGCCGAGGCCGTCGACCAGGTCCTCGGTCGTCGCGGCGGCGGTCAGCATGAGCACCCGGCTGCGGCAGTGGGCGGCGATGAGCCGGGCGCAGACCTCGTCGCCGTGCAGGCCGGGCAGGTCCCGGTCGAGGACGATCACGTCGTAGCCGTTGACCATGGCGCGTTCAAGCCCGGACAGGCCGTCGAACGCGACGTCGACGGCCATGCGCGCCCGGCGGAGGCCGGTGGCGACCGCGTCGGCCAGTTCCTCGTCGTCTTCGATCACAAGAACCCGCACTGCCACTCCTCCTGGTCGCGGATCGATCGGGAGCCTCCGTCTGAGCAACCTGAGCGGTTGGACGGTGTGAGCCAGGGCACACGACGCCTTCCATGATGCCCCAGGGGCGGTTTCGGCGCGGTTTCACTCCGGCCGGCGCGACGGTCCCGCCGGATCGGCCTTCAGGGCGATCGGCAGGCTGCTCATCCCCGACAGGAAGTTCGAGTAGATCCGCCGTCCGGGCCCGGTGAGCTCGATGTCGCCGGCGAAGGTCCGCAGCCCGTCCAGCATCGCGTTGATCTCGACGCGTCCCAGGTACGCCCCCAGGCAGAAGTGCCTGCCGTAGCCGAGGGAGAGGTGCTTGTTGGGAGAGCGGGCGAGGTCGAAGCGGTCAGGGTCGGGGAAGGCGGCCTCGTCGCGGTTGGCGGCGGTGAACCACAGCGTGACCAGGTCCCCGGCCGCGATGACGCGTTCGCCCACCTTCACGTCCGCCGTGGCGGTCCTGCCGAAGTGCATGGTCGGCGTGGTCCAGCGCAGGACTTCCTCCCCCGCGCTCTCCACGGTCACGTCGCCGTTCTTGAGGGCGAGCCACTGCGCGGGGTTCTCGACCAGGGCGCGGACCGCGCCGATCATCGAGAGCCTGCTGGTCTCGTCGCCCCCCATGATCAGGCTGTAGCAGTTGAGGATGATGTCCTCCTCGCTGAGGCGTTCACCCTGCACCTCGGCGTTGGCCATGAGGCTGATCGGATCGGTGCCCGGCCTCTTGCGACGCTCCTTCAGCAGGTCGCTGAAGTAGAGGAGGATCTCGCCGCGCGCCATGCGGTCCATGTCCGCGCCGGGCGACTCGTAGTCCGACGCGAGGGCCGACTTGGTGAGCTTCAGGACCTCCTGCCGGTCCGCGACGGGGACGGCGAGCAGGTCGCAGATCGTCTCCAGGGGGATGACCGACGCGATGTCCTGGGCGAAGTCGCATTCGCCGCGTTCGACGGCCTCGGTCAGCAGGCGGCGGACCGACTGCCTGACCCGGAGCGTCACACCCGCCAGCGCGCGGGGCGCGAACGCCTGTAAAAGGAGGCGGCGCAGTTCGGTATGGCGCGGCCCGTCGGTCACCGCGAGCATGCGCCCGGCGCCGGTGTCACCGCCTTGCAGCATGGTCGCGAGGACGTTTCCCCGTTCCGAGGTGAACGACTTGTCGTCGCGTAGGACCTGCGACACGTCCTGGTAACGGGTGACCACCCAGAAACCGGGGCCGTACTCGCTTTCGGGATGGCGGTGTACGGGGTCCTCGGCGCGAAGCCGCCGCCAGATCTCGGTCATGTCGTGGTCGGCGTAGGTTTTCGGATCCGCGAGGTTCGGGACGGCGATCTCGTGTGAGGGCATGCTGGCGACCATCTTCCTGATGGGCCCCGCCGTACCGAGGCCGCCGGAAGGGCTCGGTCATCCGGAAAAGCTCACGGTGCACGCAATGGGCCTGATCCTAATGTGCGGTGGAGAACGTATCCGACCGCCATCCCGATATCAAGGACGAGGTGCCTGAAATTGGACACCTCGACGTGGCCGTGCTGGACGTTCACTCCTCACCTACTGTGACCCTCTCACGGAGTCAGAAAAGGTGTCGCCCGTACTCCTGGAGTGCCGCCCTGAGGTACGGAGCGGCGCCGATGCCGGCCGGTGATGTTGATACCTCTCCGAAACCACCGGCGCCGTAGAACGGTCTCCAGCACGTGATTCTCGTCGAGAGAAGCCGCAGGAAGCCGAGAGAAGGAGCATGACGTGGAGATGAGCACGGGCCGCGCCGGCGGCCGGGGCAGCGGAGGGCCGGGACGGCGGAGCCGGGTGCGGGCCAGGGCGGGCGTCCTGGTCACCGGCATGGCGGCGGTCGCGCTGCTGGCGGGCGCCTGCGGTGGGTCGGACGGCGACGGCAACGACGTGGCGACCAATCCCACCGCGAGCTCGTCCCCGGCCAAGGGGAACGGAGGGCCGGCGAAGGGTGACCCCAGGACCGCCGCTCTCGCCTACGCGAAGTGCATGCGTGAAAAGGGTGTGCCCCAGTTCCCCGACCCCGACGCCAATGGCGGTATCGCCATCGACGGGAGCAAGGTCCCGCAGGATTCGCCGCAGTTCAAGAACGCCAACGAGGCGTGCAAGGGCCTGCTTCCCGCGCCGCCGCCCGGTGGCGGCGGAGTGCCCGAGGACCGGGCCGAGGCGCTGAAGTACTCCAAGTGCATGCGCGAGAACGGCGTGCCCAAGTTCCCCGACCCCAACCCGGGCGGCGGCCTCGGGATCGACGCCGAGAAGCTCGGTGTGGACCCGAACGGGCCGGTGTACAAGGAGGCGGACAAGAAATGCCAGAAGCACCTCGGCGGCCAGCCGGTCACGCAGGGCGGGGGACCGGGCGCGCCGCAGGGTGGCTGACGGGCTCCGCGTCCCTGTCGAACTGAGCGATCTGCGCGGTTGGACGGCGCGAGCCGGCGTGCGACCGCTCGAATCCGCTTCCGCGAACCCTTTTCAACCTGGCCGCAACGCCCTCCCGGACGTCGCGCGCATCGGTTCGTCGCATATGAGCCGAGAATCCAGGTTGAAAGGGGTTCGCTTAATGATGGTCGATATGCCGGGCGATACCGTCCCGAAACCGCCGCTCACGTAGAACCGACGTGCAGGTGCCATCCAGTACGCAGAGATGGAGAAATGAATGAAAGGCGCCGGAGAGATCTGTCGGCACGATAGGCCGGGCCGCCCCGCCGTGAACGCCGCGACGGCCCGCCGGGACGGTGATGAGTCGTGAACGCCGCGCCAGCGTCATTGCAGACCGAACCCGAGGACCGGGCCGGCGGCGCCCCGGGGGCGAAGCGCCGCCGCCCCCGGCGCCGGACGGTCGTGGTCATCGTCGCCGTCGTCGCCGGGGCGGGCGTCGCCTTCGCGGTCGTCAACCCGTTCGGCGGCGACTCCAAGGCCAAGGACACCGCCAACGGCGCCCCGACCGGGCTGGCGACGGTCACCCAGGGGCGCCTGTCGGCGCGGACCTCGGTCAGCGGCACGCTGACCTACCTGGGCGCCTACCGGGCGATCAACCAGGCCGGCGGCACGTTCACCAGGCTGCCCCGGGCCAACCGGGTGTACCGCCAGGGGCAGGTGATCTACCGGGTCGACGGCAAGCCGGTGATCCTGCTGAAGGGGTCCACGCCGCTCTACCGCGACCTGAAGCAGGGGATGAGGGGCGCGGACGTGAAGCAGCTCAACGCGGCCCTCGTCGCCCTGGGCTATGCCGGGTCGGAGCTCAACCCCAGGTCCGGTTACTTCGGCTGGGCCACCGCCGACGCCCTGGAGGAGCTCCAGGACGACGTCGGCATGGAAGAGGACGGCGAGCTGGACAAGGGCCAGGCGGTGATCCTGCCGGACGACCGGATCAGGGTCACCAAGGTCACGCCCGTGACCGGCGCCGCCGCGTCCGCCGGCACCG
This region includes:
- a CDS encoding response regulator transcription factor; the encoded protein is MRVLVIEDDEELADAVATGLRRARMAVDVAFDGLSGLERAMVNGYDVIVLDRDLPGLHGDEVCARLIAAHCRSRVLMLTAAATTEDLVDGLGIGADDYLPKPFDFPVLTARIGALARRAHPAVPPVLRHDDIVVDTARRRAHRGDRPLELAPKEFGVLELLLASKGRTVSAEELLDRVWDEAADPFTKTVKVTISRLRAKLGDPPVIETVAKSGYRI
- a CDS encoding cytochrome P450 encodes the protein MPSHEIAVPNLADPKTYADHDMTEIWRRLRAEDPVHRHPESEYGPGFWVVTRYQDVSQVLRDDKSFTSERGNVLATMLQGGDTGAGRMLAVTDGPRHTELRRLLLQAFAPRALAGVTLRVRQSVRRLLTEAVERGECDFAQDIASVIPLETICDLLAVPVADRQEVLKLTKSALASDYESPGADMDRMARGEILLYFSDLLKERRKRPGTDPISLMANAEVQGERLSEEDIILNCYSLIMGGDETSRLSMIGAVRALVENPAQWLALKNGDVTVESAGEEVLRWTTPTMHFGRTATADVKVGERVIAAGDLVTLWFTAANRDEAAFPDPDRFDLARSPNKHLSLGYGRHFCLGAYLGRVEINAMLDGLRTFAGDIELTGPGRRIYSNFLSGMSSLPIALKADPAGPSRRPE
- a CDS encoding peptidoglycan-binding protein codes for the protein MNAAPASLQTEPEDRAGGAPGAKRRRPRRRTVVVIVAVVAGAGVAFAVVNPFGGDSKAKDTANGAPTGLATVTQGRLSARTSVSGTLTYLGAYRAINQAGGTFTRLPRANRVYRQGQVIYRVDGKPVILLKGSTPLYRDLKQGMRGADVKQLNAALVALGYAGSELNPRSGYFGWATADALEELQDDVGMEEDGELDKGQAVILPDDRIRVTKVTPVTGAAASAGTEVFQASSTDRQVTVAVDATSRSQVKVGDKVTITLPDLKTTPGTVESVGTVVKKNSSGGATINVRIRPTDPKATGNLDQAPVSVSIVTESVADALSVPVNALLALLGGGYGVEVVDPGGTRRLVPVTLGLFDNTAGTVQVTGKGLAAGQRVVVPAS